A window of the Candidatus Nitrosotalea okcheonensis genome harbors these coding sequences:
- a CDS encoding AbrB/MazE/SpoVT family DNA-binding domain-containing protein, producing MPNEQLIKITTAGTISIPKDFRKFLELQKGDYVRITIEEDHLVVKKVVIS from the coding sequence ATGCCTAATGAACAACTAATTAAAATAACTACTGCGGGAACAATCTCAATTCCCAAAGACTTTAGAAAATTCTTGGAACTTCAGAAAGGAGATTACGTCAGGATCACAATAGAAGAAGATCATCTTGTGGTCAAAAAGGTAGTAATTTCTTAG
- a CDS encoding winged helix DNA-binding protein, producing MLVDIPDVGVILGIFASFIGGLVAITAYNKIKPRLTSDAKNAKILTERLQYYENLLIDMKIRLDSVEMAQETQEIPQAQIPKPKEQKVQQEPPVTTREEKPRERIQNMQFGNVTDHVLRLITEKSMTSRDIQVTLGRTREHTSRMLKKLFEEGLVERDMTTKPFSYKITDKGLTRIGIVKMAPAQ from the coding sequence ATGTTAGTAGACATACCAGATGTAGGGGTCATTTTAGGTATATTTGCATCATTTATTGGTGGACTAGTAGCTATTACAGCATACAACAAAATAAAGCCACGACTGACATCAGATGCTAAAAATGCAAAAATTCTAACAGAACGCTTACAGTATTATGAAAATTTGTTAATTGATATGAAAATTCGTTTAGATTCAGTAGAAATGGCACAAGAAACACAAGAAATTCCGCAAGCACAAATTCCAAAGCCCAAGGAACAAAAAGTGCAACAAGAGCCGCCGGTAACGACTAGAGAAGAGAAGCCAAGAGAGAGAATCCAGAATATGCAATTTGGAAATGTCACTGATCATGTTCTACGATTAATCACAGAGAAATCTATGACATCACGTGATATCCAAGTCACGTTAGGAAGGACCAGAGAGCATACGTCACGGATGTTAAAGAAGTTGTTTGAGGAGGGCTTGGTCGAAAGAGATATGACAACAAAGCCATTTTCTTATAAAATAACTGATAAGGGTCTTACAAGAATAGGGATTGTCAAGATGGCTCCAGCCCAATAA
- a CDS encoding geranylgeranylglyceryl/heptaprenylglyceryl phosphate synthase, which produces MQQTENYLHTTRKKKGTLLFVLIDSENSAGHSASTLAKEAEKNGASAILVGGSSATDQLTMTETVSSIKKSVKIPVILFPGNVTGVVPGADAILFSSLLNSDNPYFISQAQALGAPSVLKFGLEPLPTAYIIIGEGTTVWHVGSVRTIPFDKPSLAVMYALSAQFMGMRFVYLEAGSGAKSNVKPEMVAAVRKLFKGFLIVGGGIRSPETAEAVAKAGADAIVIGTFIEKGGSFKTISDIVKAIQSIRK; this is translated from the coding sequence ATGCAACAAACGGAGAATTATCTTCATACTACACGGAAGAAAAAGGGAACACTTCTTTTTGTGTTAATAGATTCTGAAAATTCTGCAGGACACTCTGCTTCAACATTGGCAAAAGAAGCGGAAAAAAATGGCGCCTCTGCAATTTTGGTTGGCGGCTCATCAGCTACTGATCAACTCACTATGACTGAGACCGTATCTAGTATCAAAAAATCAGTCAAGATACCTGTAATTCTCTTTCCTGGAAACGTTACAGGCGTGGTTCCTGGTGCTGATGCAATACTTTTTAGCTCACTTTTGAACTCGGATAATCCATATTTTATATCACAGGCACAAGCCTTGGGAGCACCAAGCGTTCTAAAATTTGGCCTCGAACCTCTTCCTACAGCCTATATCATTATTGGTGAAGGAACCACTGTATGGCATGTAGGCTCGGTGAGAACAATTCCCTTTGACAAGCCAAGCCTAGCCGTCATGTATGCTTTGTCTGCCCAATTCATGGGAATGCGATTCGTGTATTTAGAAGCAGGCTCTGGAGCCAAATCTAATGTGAAACCTGAAATGGTTGCTGCAGTAAGGAAACTTTTCAAGGGATTTCTTATAGTAGGTGGAGGCATTCGCAGTCCAGAAACCGCCGAGGCAGTGGCAAAAGCTGGAGCAGACGCTATCGTAATTGGAACTTTCATCGAAAAGGGCGGAAGTTTCAAAACAATTTCCGATATCGTAAAAGCCATCCAATCCATAAGGAAATAA
- a CDS encoding DNA polymerase II large subunit, producing the protein MSENLALRLEEVPMPQDYFGYYTKISEKVFTIFEQAASAKATLADSSGMVEPKIAFDLADRVSKMHDIDVTDNLRALIQNTTKELAALRLAEDIAQGKYSGPDTDLQEKLDLAVRVALAIVTEGVTIAPLQGISEVLIKKNADGTEYLSVSFAGPIRSAGGTEAASTMLIADHVRKIAGLSKYQANSFDDETGRFVEELRVYEREVGSFQFHVPDQDVINVISNLPVELDGVDTDLVEIVSHRNMVRIGTNRVRGGALRVLNDGLIGRSRKLLKLIELYKLDGWDWLKDLKGAIQTGDADAAAHRMREVITGRSVLSMPKKLGGFRLRYGRACNTGFASIGIHPVVAEILDHTIAVGTQIKLDVPGKASTVAFVDSIDTPIVRLVNGNVVKIRDTAHGVSLKPQIAKILHLGDILISYGDFLENNAELIPTGYVEEFWAQELQDKVSEYEPNDTELLSYVSKIPDLEEAFRISLNFGIGLHPHYLYYWDQISIEEFEKILKPTKFDSDLIIYSMDTKDVLEKLGVPHEIAGNTLLLKDIEAKIFFYLLFRKQIQLEKDLSVPQIITKSSGIKIPNKFSTSIGVRVGRPEKAALRKMKPPVHTLFPVGNKGGASRDLLKAAKQPNFYCNIYNRFCKKCNVPSISIACPKCNTKTSTIFICNKCRDELETDYCTKCKSRAHGHSYRSFPLKDLLYAAQEKTGFRAQEPFKGVKELINQDRVPEPLEKGLIRQSLGLNVFKDGTIRFDTTNAPLSHFKPSWIGTTPEKLVDLGYTHDANGDPLQNSNQLVELRVQDVIIPKECGDSLVSVCQYIDRELTKLFGRQPFYNVKSTDDLVGHLIIGLAPHTSVGIVGRIIGYTNTQVCLGTAVWHSAKRRDADGDADSIMLLMDSLLNFSRLFLSDRIGGLMDAPLLVQPIVIPQEVQRQAHNFEVVKTYPLSFFEATLRREKASEIKDVEILKSRLETEKQFLGHDFTHMTSTLTTSKSRSAYSTLGSLLEKLDMQIRTADIINAVDPSEVVSMVMTTHLLPDIMGNLRAYSGQSFRCTTCGASYRRIPLVGKCLECGNRLIQTMTRPSVQKYLKLARRMLNKYTISPYLRGRVLSLLDELELVFGKEENSQSILTDFA; encoded by the coding sequence ATGTCTGAGAACCTAGCATTGAGACTTGAAGAGGTCCCAATGCCTCAAGATTACTTTGGGTATTATACCAAGATATCAGAGAAAGTCTTTACTATTTTTGAACAAGCCGCGTCTGCCAAGGCAACACTCGCAGATTCTTCTGGGATGGTGGAACCAAAGATCGCTTTTGATCTTGCAGATCGTGTATCGAAGATGCACGACATTGACGTAACTGACAATCTGAGGGCTCTCATTCAAAATACCACTAAAGAATTGGCTGCACTGAGGCTTGCAGAAGATATAGCCCAAGGCAAGTATTCAGGACCAGATACAGATCTTCAAGAAAAACTTGATCTTGCAGTGCGTGTGGCTTTGGCCATAGTTACAGAAGGAGTCACAATTGCCCCACTTCAAGGCATAAGTGAGGTTCTGATCAAGAAAAATGCAGATGGCACTGAATATCTATCTGTATCATTTGCAGGTCCTATCAGATCAGCAGGTGGAACAGAGGCTGCATCCACCATGCTCATTGCGGATCATGTACGAAAGATAGCTGGACTTTCAAAATATCAGGCAAATTCATTTGATGATGAGACTGGACGATTTGTAGAAGAGTTGAGGGTGTACGAAAGAGAAGTTGGGAGCTTTCAATTCCATGTTCCTGATCAGGATGTGATAAATGTCATCTCTAATCTTCCAGTAGAACTTGATGGTGTAGATACCGACCTAGTTGAGATTGTGAGCCACAGAAACATGGTACGAATAGGTACCAATAGAGTTAGAGGAGGTGCACTTCGTGTTCTAAATGATGGCCTAATCGGCAGATCTCGCAAACTACTCAAACTCATTGAATTATACAAACTCGATGGCTGGGACTGGCTCAAAGATCTCAAGGGAGCCATTCAGACAGGAGATGCTGATGCAGCAGCCCATAGGATGAGAGAGGTGATTACAGGAAGATCAGTACTTTCTATGCCTAAGAAGCTTGGGGGATTTCGACTAAGATATGGCCGTGCCTGCAATACTGGATTTGCTTCAATTGGTATTCATCCAGTAGTTGCAGAAATACTTGACCATACAATAGCAGTAGGCACCCAGATTAAGCTTGATGTACCTGGAAAGGCCTCGACAGTAGCCTTTGTGGACTCGATTGATACGCCCATTGTCAGACTAGTCAATGGAAATGTTGTAAAAATAAGGGATACTGCACATGGGGTTTCCCTAAAGCCACAAATTGCAAAGATTTTGCATCTTGGTGATATTTTGATTAGCTATGGAGACTTTTTAGAAAACAATGCTGAGCTTATACCAACTGGATATGTGGAAGAGTTTTGGGCTCAGGAACTACAAGATAAAGTATCCGAGTACGAACCAAATGACACTGAACTTCTGAGTTATGTATCAAAGATACCAGATCTGGAAGAAGCCTTTAGGATATCATTGAATTTTGGCATTGGTCTTCATCCACATTATCTGTACTATTGGGATCAAATTTCAATTGAAGAATTTGAAAAAATTCTCAAACCTACAAAATTTGATTCAGACCTTATCATTTATTCCATGGATACAAAAGATGTTCTGGAAAAATTGGGTGTTCCACATGAAATTGCAGGAAACACTCTTCTGCTAAAAGATATAGAAGCCAAGATCTTTTTCTATTTGTTATTTAGAAAGCAAATTCAGCTTGAAAAAGATCTTTCTGTCCCACAAATCATAACAAAATCATCTGGCATAAAAATACCAAATAAATTTTCAACCTCTATTGGAGTGAGGGTAGGAAGACCAGAAAAAGCTGCACTACGAAAAATGAAGCCCCCGGTACATACTTTATTTCCAGTGGGAAACAAGGGTGGAGCATCCCGTGATTTACTCAAGGCAGCAAAACAGCCTAACTTTTACTGTAACATATACAACAGATTCTGCAAAAAGTGTAATGTCCCTTCTATTAGTATAGCATGTCCCAAATGTAACACAAAAACAAGTACGATTTTCATATGTAACAAGTGCAGAGATGAACTTGAGACGGACTATTGCACAAAATGCAAGAGCAGGGCACATGGGCACTCGTATCGCTCATTTCCTCTCAAAGATCTCTTGTATGCTGCTCAAGAGAAGACTGGATTTAGGGCCCAGGAGCCATTCAAGGGTGTAAAGGAGCTCATAAACCAAGACAGGGTACCAGAACCGCTTGAAAAGGGTCTAATAAGGCAAAGTCTTGGACTTAATGTCTTCAAGGATGGAACGATAAGATTTGATACAACCAACGCACCTCTCTCGCATTTTAAACCATCTTGGATTGGAACAACTCCAGAAAAACTAGTTGATCTTGGATATACCCATGATGCAAACGGCGATCCGCTACAAAACTCTAATCAACTCGTTGAGCTAAGAGTGCAGGACGTAATAATACCCAAAGAGTGTGGAGACAGTCTTGTTTCTGTCTGTCAATATATTGACCGAGAACTTACAAAACTTTTTGGCCGTCAGCCGTTTTACAATGTGAAAAGTACTGACGATCTTGTGGGCCACCTCATAATTGGTCTTGCACCGCATACATCTGTTGGAATTGTGGGTAGAATAATTGGATATACCAATACCCAAGTGTGCCTTGGAACTGCGGTATGGCATTCTGCAAAAAGACGTGATGCTGACGGTGATGCAGATTCTATCATGTTATTAATGGACAGTCTTCTTAATTTCTCAAGATTATTTTTGTCTGACAGAATAGGCGGACTGATGGATGCACCACTTCTTGTTCAACCTATTGTAATTCCACAAGAAGTACAAAGACAAGCTCACAACTTTGAGGTTGTAAAGACTTACCCACTTTCATTCTTTGAGGCTACACTTAGAAGGGAAAAGGCAAGTGAGATCAAAGATGTTGAGATCCTAAAATCAAGATTAGAAACAGAAAAACAATTTCTTGGACATGATTTTACACACATGACATCTACATTAACTACATCAAAATCAAGGAGTGCCTATTCCACACTGGGTTCATTGCTTGAGAAGCTTGACATGCAAATAAGAACTGCAGACATCATAAATGCAGTTGACCCAAGCGAAGTAGTTTCAATGGTGATGACCACTCACCTGCTTCCAGACATCATGGGAAATCTTCGAGCATACTCTGGCCAATCGTTCCGATGTACTACATGTGGTGCAAGCTACCGAAGGATTCCTCTTGTTGGAAAATGTCTTGAATGTGGCAATAGGCTAATTCAAACCATGACTAGGCCCTCTGTACAAAAATATCTCAAACTGGCAAGGAGAATGCTGAACAAGTATACAATATCACCATATCTTCGAGGACGTGTACTTTCCCTCTTGGATGAACTGGAATTAGTTTTTGGTAAAGAAGAAAATAGCCAATCTATTCTTACAGACTTTGCCTAG
- a CDS encoding serine hydroxymethyltransferase: protein MSRSSPRSSYNEVLSMLKTHNQWFANSIPLIASENVTSPAVREATVSDFANRYAEGWPGERVYAGCIYIDEVEFKCMELAKKLFKAEFVDVRPISGVVANLAIYSAFTNPGDVMLAPSIPSGGHISHGKKEHSGTAGLVHGLDIEFYPFDAEEMTIDVDKTKDKVKELEKAGKIPKLAMFGGSVFLFPHPVKELADFLKSYNMFVNYDGAHVAGLIAGGQFQDPLREGADAMTMSTHKTLFGPQGGMVCSFEKYGESIKKATFPGMTSNHHLHHMAGKAIAYAEMLEFGKKYAVQVIKNARALAESLSSFGFSVLGEKRGFTKSHQIVVNVLSFGDGGTIEADLEKANIIVNRQLIPGDIKAGRNYFHPGGMRLGVAELTRLGMKESDMKEVARFIKKVVIDKKDKKKVALDVKKFRKDFQKVRYCFESKHGGYDYIKIR from the coding sequence ATGTCTCGTTCTTCACCGCGATCATCCTATAATGAAGTACTTTCAATGCTAAAGACGCATAACCAGTGGTTTGCAAATTCAATTCCCCTTATTGCAAGCGAGAACGTAACAAGCCCAGCAGTCAGAGAAGCAACCGTATCAGATTTTGCCAATAGATATGCAGAAGGCTGGCCTGGTGAACGGGTCTATGCTGGTTGTATCTACATTGATGAGGTAGAATTCAAGTGCATGGAACTGGCAAAAAAACTATTCAAGGCAGAGTTTGTGGATGTAAGACCAATTTCAGGGGTTGTTGCTAACCTAGCTATCTATTCCGCGTTTACAAATCCAGGCGATGTCATGCTTGCTCCCTCCATTCCGTCTGGCGGTCACATATCACATGGTAAAAAAGAGCATTCCGGTACTGCGGGTCTTGTCCATGGACTAGACATTGAATTTTATCCATTTGATGCTGAAGAGATGACAATTGATGTTGACAAGACAAAAGACAAGGTCAAGGAACTTGAAAAAGCTGGAAAGATTCCCAAGTTAGCAATGTTTGGAGGATCAGTTTTCTTGTTTCCACATCCAGTAAAAGAGCTGGCAGATTTTCTGAAGAGTTACAATATGTTTGTCAATTATGACGGTGCACATGTTGCAGGTCTTATTGCAGGAGGCCAGTTTCAGGATCCACTAAGAGAAGGTGCAGACGCAATGACAATGAGCACGCATAAGACTTTGTTTGGTCCTCAGGGCGGCATGGTCTGTTCATTTGAAAAATATGGTGAAAGTATCAAAAAAGCTACATTCCCAGGAATGACCAGTAATCATCATTTGCACCATATGGCAGGAAAGGCAATTGCTTATGCAGAGATGCTAGAATTTGGTAAAAAATATGCAGTCCAAGTCATAAAGAATGCAAGGGCTCTTGCAGAGAGCCTTAGTTCATTTGGTTTTTCAGTGCTTGGTGAAAAACGAGGATTTACAAAATCTCATCAGATAGTTGTAAATGTGCTTTCATTTGGTGATGGTGGAACAATTGAGGCAGATCTTGAAAAAGCAAACATTATCGTAAACAGACAACTCATACCAGGAGATATCAAGGCTGGACGTAACTACTTCCATCCAGGTGGAATGAGACTCGGTGTTGCAGAACTCACACGGCTTGGTATGAAGGAATCAGATATGAAAGAAGTGGCTAGATTTATCAAAAAAGTAGTAATAGACAAAAAAGACAAGAAAAAAGTGGCATTAGACGTCAAGAAATTTAGAAAGGATTTTCAGAAAGTTCGCTATTGTTTTGAAAGCAAGCATGGCGGTTACGATTACATAAAGATCCGCTAG
- the thsB gene encoding thermosome subunit beta: MSIQSSAGGIPVVILKDGAQQTKGRDAQKNNIAAAKLIAEIVHSSLGPRGMDKMLVDSLGDVTITNDGATILKEIDVQHPAAKMLVEISKATDNEVGDGTTSAVVLAGALLENAEALILQDVHPTIIVDGYRKAAQKAVELLEKIADKVSATDKDVLERIARTSMQTKLVRRDSANLADMIVKSVIAVAERKEDGYLVDIDDIKVEKKAGGSIKDCAIIKGIVLDKEVVHSGMPKKIDNAKIALINNALEIDKTEFDAKINITNPQQMKSFLDEEQKMIKNMVDKVIASGANVLLCQKGIDDMAQHYLAKAGILTVRRIKESDMTKLAKATGARIISNFDDLFEKDLGSAELVEERKVETDKWTFIEGCKHPKAVTLLLRGGSQRVVDEVERSVHDALMVVKDVMEKPFIVAGGGAPETYAATKLREWAKTLEGREQLAVEKFADSLEVIPITLAENAGMDPIDTLASLRSKQLKGNKWTGIDVMKGQVASMHASDIFEPLSVKIQIITSATEAASMILRIDDVIATAKSAGPPPGAEGMGGMGGMGGMGGMGGMGGMGMPPMDM, from the coding sequence ATGTCAATTCAGTCTTCTGCTGGTGGAATACCAGTTGTCATTCTCAAGGACGGTGCCCAACAGACCAAGGGTCGTGATGCACAAAAAAACAATATTGCAGCAGCCAAACTAATTGCTGAAATTGTTCATTCTAGTCTTGGTCCACGTGGAATGGACAAAATGCTTGTTGATTCTCTAGGAGATGTTACAATTACAAATGACGGCGCTACTATTCTAAAGGAAATTGATGTTCAACACCCAGCTGCAAAAATGCTGGTTGAAATCTCAAAAGCAACTGATAATGAAGTGGGTGATGGAACCACATCCGCTGTAGTCCTAGCAGGCGCATTATTGGAAAATGCCGAGGCCTTAATTTTGCAAGATGTACACCCAACAATTATCGTGGATGGTTATAGAAAGGCTGCCCAAAAGGCAGTAGAACTCTTGGAAAAGATTGCAGACAAAGTTTCTGCAACTGACAAGGATGTACTTGAAAGAATTGCAAGGACATCAATGCAGACAAAACTTGTCAGAAGAGATTCTGCTAACCTAGCAGACATGATCGTAAAATCTGTAATTGCAGTAGCCGAGAGAAAAGAAGACGGTTATCTAGTTGACATTGATGATATTAAAGTAGAAAAGAAGGCTGGTGGCTCTATCAAGGACTGCGCAATTATCAAAGGAATAGTACTTGACAAAGAAGTTGTTCACAGTGGAATGCCAAAGAAAATTGATAATGCAAAGATTGCTCTAATTAACAATGCACTTGAGATTGACAAGACCGAGTTTGATGCAAAGATAAACATCACAAATCCGCAACAGATGAAATCATTTCTAGATGAGGAACAAAAAATGATCAAAAATATGGTAGACAAAGTAATTGCTTCTGGTGCAAATGTTCTGCTTTGCCAAAAGGGAATTGACGATATGGCACAACACTATCTTGCAAAGGCTGGAATACTTACAGTAAGAAGAATAAAAGAAAGTGATATGACAAAACTGGCAAAAGCAACAGGTGCCAGAATTATTAGTAATTTTGATGACTTGTTTGAAAAAGATCTTGGTTCTGCTGAACTAGTAGAAGAAAGAAAAGTAGAAACTGATAAATGGACTTTCATTGAAGGCTGCAAACATCCAAAAGCAGTTACTCTTCTCCTAAGAGGTGGTTCCCAACGAGTAGTTGATGAGGTAGAAAGATCAGTTCATGATGCACTAATGGTTGTAAAAGATGTAATGGAAAAACCATTCATAGTAGCAGGTGGAGGCGCTCCAGAAACTTATGCTGCAACAAAATTACGTGAGTGGGCAAAAACACTTGAAGGTAGGGAACAACTTGCAGTAGAAAAATTTGCAGACTCTTTAGAAGTAATTCCAATTACACTTGCTGAGAATGCAGGAATGGATCCAATTGATACATTGGCATCGTTACGCTCAAAGCAACTTAAAGGAAACAAATGGACAGGCATTGATGTTATGAAGGGCCAGGTTGCTAGCATGCATGCTAGCGATATCTTTGAACCACTCTCTGTCAAGATCCAAATAATTACATCCGCAACAGAAGCAGCATCGATGATACTAAGAATCGATGATGTTATTGCAACTGCAAAATCTGCAGGACCACCGCCAGGAGCTGAAGGCATGGGCGGAATGGGAGGCATGGGTGGTATGGGCGGAATGGGAGGCATGGGTGGTATGGGCATGCCACCTATGGATATGTAA
- the glnA gene encoding type I glutamate--ammonia ligase — translation MPYKVIGGEPVPVSYSAEDVFSKIKHDQIKFIDLQFTGLRGRFHHTTISANLFTPQQMQDGLPKLDGSSIVGFASIEDSDMILKPDPTTFAIIPWMTNAKTARLICDVYWGKNKGRLESDPRGISQKAEKYLQTQGFDNSYWGPEVEFFVFDKITWDVLTPYKGQSYSIESKEAPWNQEGKGYPMALKKGYYPSTPADTLTEFRNDCVECLNEYFGILCDNHHHEVATAGQCEIDIRYDNLTNAADGAQTYKYVIRNIAKKYDKVATMMPKPISMDAGSGMHTNVSLWKDDKNMFYDKDDKEEVSQIARYYCGGIMNHARALSAIVAPTTNSYHRLVPGYEAPVYIAWSPSNRSAIIRIPSHFKGEKYSKIKRIEFRAPDPSSNPYLVFAAVQAAGLDGIKKKMDPGGPVYEDIYKMTKAQRVAKGIKDLPATLGEALDELESDRKFLSPIFSNDTIDKIIEVERADDHEVSIRPHPHEFYLYFDI, via the coding sequence TTGCCATATAAAGTGATTGGTGGAGAACCAGTACCAGTTTCTTACTCTGCAGAAGATGTTTTTTCAAAAATAAAGCATGACCAGATAAAATTTATCGATTTACAATTTACCGGCCTAAGAGGAAGATTCCACCATACTACAATTTCTGCAAATCTGTTTACTCCACAACAAATGCAAGATGGACTACCAAAACTTGATGGTTCTTCAATAGTAGGATTTGCATCAATAGAAGACTCCGACATGATCTTAAAACCAGATCCGACCACCTTTGCAATAATCCCATGGATGACAAATGCAAAGACTGCTAGGTTGATTTGTGATGTATATTGGGGAAAGAACAAGGGTAGATTAGAATCAGATCCAAGAGGTATTTCACAAAAGGCAGAAAAATATCTACAAACTCAAGGATTTGATAATAGTTATTGGGGCCCAGAAGTAGAATTTTTCGTATTTGATAAAATTACCTGGGATGTGCTCACTCCATACAAAGGCCAGTCGTATTCAATAGAATCCAAAGAAGCCCCATGGAATCAAGAGGGCAAGGGCTATCCAATGGCATTAAAGAAAGGATACTACCCAAGCACACCAGCTGACACCTTGACAGAATTTAGAAATGATTGTGTCGAGTGTTTGAATGAATATTTTGGAATTTTATGTGATAATCATCACCATGAGGTAGCTACCGCAGGACAGTGTGAGATAGATATACGGTACGATAACCTGACAAATGCAGCAGATGGAGCCCAGACATACAAGTATGTCATAAGAAACATTGCCAAAAAATATGATAAAGTTGCAACCATGATGCCAAAACCAATTTCAATGGATGCAGGTTCTGGAATGCATACAAACGTCAGTCTATGGAAGGATGACAAGAACATGTTCTACGATAAAGATGACAAGGAAGAAGTCAGTCAAATTGCAAGATACTATTGTGGAGGAATAATGAATCATGCAAGAGCATTGTCTGCAATTGTTGCACCCACTACAAATTCTTACCATAGGTTAGTTCCAGGCTATGAGGCACCGGTGTATATCGCATGGAGCCCAAGCAACAGATCAGCAATAATTAGAATTCCTTCACACTTCAAGGGAGAAAAATATTCCAAGATTAAGAGAATTGAATTCAGGGCACCTGATCCATCATCAAATCCATATCTGGTGTTTGCAGCAGTACAGGCAGCAGGGTTAGATGGAATTAAAAAGAAAATGGATCCTGGTGGACCAGTTTATGAGGATATTTACAAGATGACAAAAGCTCAGCGAGTTGCAAAGGGAATTAAAGACCTTCCTGCAACTTTGGGAGAGGCACTTGATGAGTTGGAGAGTGATAGAAAGTTCCTTTCGCCAATCTTCTCAAATGATACAATCGATAAGATAATCGAGGTAGAAAGAGCAGATGATCACGAGGTTTCAATAAGACCTCATCCACATGAATTCTATCTTTATTTTGATATTTAG
- a CDS encoding DNA replication complex subunit Gins51, giving the protein MSETKKIDVNLLYAILLREVENDTVQEVDPNLYRNIAEFLGNIKNHDYDGIESKITESLVKMITEMTSILLKIRIEKATSLDEIDYSNLLDEERFILDSEDELRQRKETILSATLNGRLKLLETVGENHRARSIVIRFLKPMDQIMGTDLQSYGPFEAEDVATLPFENARSLIGKKVAVKVSWED; this is encoded by the coding sequence ATGTCAGAAACAAAAAAAATTGATGTAAATTTATTGTATGCTATTCTTCTTCGCGAAGTAGAAAACGATACAGTTCAGGAGGTCGATCCTAATTTGTATCGTAACATTGCAGAATTTCTCGGAAACATAAAGAATCATGATTACGATGGAATAGAATCAAAGATTACTGAATCGCTTGTAAAAATGATAACGGAGATGACTTCAATTCTTCTGAAGATCAGAATTGAAAAGGCAACATCGTTAGATGAAATTGATTATTCTAATCTTCTTGATGAAGAGAGATTCATTTTAGATTCTGAAGATGAGTTGAGGCAAAGAAAAGAAACCATTCTTTCTGCAACACTCAATGGAAGACTAAAACTTTTAGAAACTGTAGGAGAAAATCACAGAGCAAGATCAATTGTGATACGATTTCTCAAACCCATGGATCAGATAATGGGTACTGATCTCCAGTCTTATGGACCATTTGAAGCAGAAGATGTTGCTACATTGCCCTTTGAAAATGCCCGTTCACTGATTGGAAAGAAAGTGGCAGTAAAGGTAAGCTGGGAAGACTAG
- a CDS encoding AN1-type zinc finger domain-containing protein, producing the protein MEQFDCAYCGETQDLPFECNYCNDKFCAEHRLPESHRCVKLFQIRAKRFGEKKIHRTKGIGRQSFVKRIFGKFG; encoded by the coding sequence ATGGAACAATTTGATTGTGCATACTGTGGAGAAACACAAGATTTGCCTTTTGAGTGCAATTATTGCAACGATAAATTTTGTGCAGAGCATAGGTTACCCGAGTCACACAGGTGTGTAAAACTATTTCAAATTAGAGCAAAGAGATTTGGAGAAAAAAAGATCCATAGAACAAAAGGTATAGGCAGGCAAAGTTTTGTCAAGCGAATTTTTGGAAAATTCGGCTAG